In Arachis hypogaea cultivar Tifrunner chromosome 17, arahy.Tifrunner.gnm2.J5K5, whole genome shotgun sequence, a single window of DNA contains:
- the LOC112763712 gene encoding dof zinc finger protein DOF3.4-like, whose amino-acid sequence MPSSDSGESHRSAKPHNTSLAPPPAEQEHLPCPPCDSTNTKFCYYNNYKFSQPRHFCKSCRRYWTHGGTLRDIPVGGGSRKNAKCSRTVPSASTATTSSSAGAAVTSVSSVTPLTMVPVAGNNHPGAPVQFGGSFTSLLSNTQQGPGGFLALGGFGLGLGPGLEDVGFGMGMGRGRWAFPGVVADGGSMGGGVAGFDVGHTWGEGEWGYGSGVTGSGVRG is encoded by the coding sequence ATGCCCTCCTCCGACTCCGGCGAAAGCCATCGATCAGCCAAGCCTCACAACACTTCCCTAGCCCCACCGCCGGCCGAGCAAGAGCACCTGCCATGCCCTCCCTGCGACTCTACTAATACCAAGTTCTGCTACTACAACAACTACAAGTTCTCCCAGCCTCGCCACTTCTGCAAGTCCTGCCGCCGCTACTGGACCCACGGCGGCACTCTCCGTGACATCCCCGTCGGCGGTGGAAGCCGTAAAAACGCCAAGTGCTCTCGCACCGTTCCTTCAGCCTCCACCGCCACAACCTCCTCCTCCGCGGGTGCGGCCGTCACCTCGGTTTCTTCTGTGACCCCGCTCACCATGGTTCCCGTGGCCGGGAACAACCACCCCGGAGCACCCGTGCAGTTCGGTGGGAGCTTCACTTCGTTGCTGAGCAACACACAGCAGGGTCCTGGTGGGTTTCTGGCTCTGGGTGGGTTCGGGCTTGGTCTTGGGCCTGGTCTCGAAGATGTTGGATTTGGGATGGGGATGGGGAGAGGCCGTTGGGCTTTCCCGGGCGTGGTGGCGGACGGAGGCAGCATGGGCGGCGGTGTTGCGGGCTTCGATGTTGGGCACACGTGGGGTGAGGGGGAGTGGGGTTACGGGAGTGGGGTGACcgggagtggggtgagggggtga